The segment GGTTTCTCTCCCCTGGGCACCACCACGGCTAAGGGCCTTTCCTGCCACCTGGGGTGGGGAATGGCCACCACCGCCGCCTCCTTCACCTTGGGATGTCCCATGAGGGTGTTTTCCAGATCCACGCTGGAGATCCACTCCCCGCCCGACTTGATGAGGTCCTTGAGCCGATCTTTAATGTCCAAGTAGCCCTCCTCATCCCACACGGCGATGTCTCCGGTTCGGAACCATCCGTCGGGGGTTAGGGCGTTACGGCTAGCCTCCTCGTTCCGGTAGTACCCTCCGGTGATCCAGGGTCCCTTGAGCTGGACCTCCCCCATGGTTCTGCCATCCTTGGGCACCGGGCGGCCTTCCTCGTCCGCCACCCGAAGGCGCACAAGAGGAGTGGGGAGGCCGGTCTTGGCCTTGAGGCGGATCCTTTCCTCCCAGGGGAGGCCTTCCAGGTGGCTTTTCACGAAGTTCTGCACCACCACCGGAGAAGTTTCCGTGAGGCCGTAGCCCTGCCGTACCTCTATGCCCATGCGCTCAAAACGCTCCACTAGGCTTCTCGGAGCGGCGCTTCCCCCCACTACCAGGCGCCGCAGGGTCTTGAGGCGGTGTCCCGTGCTCTCCAGGTAATCGGCCAAGGCCAGCCACACCGTGGGCACTCCGGCGGTAAAAGTCACTCCTTCTCCGTCAAAGAGTTCCACCAAGGAGGCGGGATCTAGCTTGGGTCCTGGCAGGACCTGTTTGGCTCCCACCAGGGTGGCGGCATAGGGTAGACACCAGGCGTTCACGTGGAACATGGGTACCACTGGGAGGACCGAGTCCTTTTCCGAGAGGGCGGTGCCATCCTCGAGGCTCGCCGCCAGGGTGTGGAGGACCAAGGCCCGGTGGCTGTAGACCACTCCCTTGGGAAGACCGGTGGTCCCCGTGGTGTAGGCCATGCCGCAGGCGGCCCGTTCGGGTACCCGGATGGGGTCCGCCTCCTCGCCCAACACCTCCTCGTAGGCCAAGTATCCCTCTGGCGCCTTCTCGTCCATCACCACGAAGTGGCGCACGGTGGAAAGCTCCGGGCGCAGGGTCTCCACCAAGGGAAGGAGCTGGGGATCAAACAGAAGGACCTTGTCCTCCGCATGGTTCAGGATGTAGGCGATCTCCTTGGGGGAAAGCCGGGGGTTTGCGGTGTGGAGGACGGCCCCCATTCCCGGCACGGCGAAGTAGGTTTCCAGGTGGCGGAAGTGGTTGAAGCCCAAGGTGGCCACCCGGTCCCCCACCTCCACCCCGAGCCGCCTCAGGCCCCCCATGAGCCTTCTAGCCCGCCGGTAAACCTCGGCGTAGGAGATGCGGTGGACCTCCCCTGTATGGAGCCGGGATACCACTTCCTTCCTGGGAAAAAGCTCTGCCGCCCGTTCCAGGAAGTCCCACAGATTGAGTTCCTCCTCCATCATGGTGCTCGGGAACATGCCGCCTCCTTTCCTATTTGCCCCCAGCATATCCCCAGCAGGGCGTTCACGTCACCCAGTAGAACCTCCCGTGCAACACCCCTCCTCCAAACTCTCCTTCGATTAACAAGGGAACCGCCCACACCGGTAGCCCTTCCCTGGCGCTTGGGCTGGATCTCGGCTTGGAACCACCGGGCAAGGGGGCTTTGCATGCGCTATTCCTGGGGTTTCCTGCGGACCAAGGTGACGAATTCTCCTTCTTGAACTACCTCGTCCCGCTGGTTCAGGACCCGTACCCGCTGCACCACCACACCCCGGTCGGGTTTACTGGTTTCATGTTTCTCCAGGATCTCGCTTTCCCCCCTCACGGTGTCCCCTATAAATACGGGTTTCAGGAACTTGTAGTTGCGGATCTCCATCCAGGCGATAATGGTGCCCTCAAAGTGCCCGCTCCGCTGCCGAAGGCCGGTGAGCATGGAAAGGACCAGAAGCCCATGGGCGATGCGCTGGCCGAAGGGGGTGTTCTTGGCAAACTCGGCGTCGGTGTGGATGGGGTTGTAGTCCCCGGAAACTCCGGCAAAGTTCACCACGTCCGCCTCGGTTACCGTGCGGGCCGGGGTGGTAAAGCGCTGGCCTACCTGGAAGTCCTCAAAGTACATGGGCATCCTAATCACCTCCCTAGCCTTCTCCAAAAGCTTTGATCCCGGTGAGGTGGGCCCCGATCACCAGGGTCTGCACCTCGCTGGTTCCCTCGTAAAGGGTGAGGATGCGGGCGTCCCGATAAAGCCGGGCCACCTCGTACTCCTCGAAGAAGCCGTAGCCCCCGTGGACCTGGATAGCCCGGTAGGCCACGCGGTTGGCAGCTTCGGAAGCAAAGAGCTTGGCCATGCTGGCCTCGAGGGTATACCGCTCCCCTTTAAGCTTCTTGGCCACCGCCTGGTAGGTGAGGAGGCGGCTGGCCTCGAGGTCCAGCTTCATCTGGGCCAGATGCGCCTGGACCAGCTGAAAGCTGGCGATGGGCCTTCCGAACTGGTGCCTTTCCTTGGCGTAGCGGAGGGAAAGGTCCAAGGCCCGTTGCATGAGCCCCACCGCTCCCGCCGCCAGGGAAACCCGGCCGGTATCCAGGGTGGAAAGGGCGATTTTGAAGCCCTGTCCTTCCTCTCCCAAAACCCTGTCCTTGGGTATGCGCACCCCCTCCAGGAAGACCATGCCCGTGTCCGCAGCCCTAAGCCCCAGTTTTCCCTTTAACGGCGTGGTGCGTACCCCGTCCTCCCGTTCCACCAGGAAGGCAGTTATGCCCCTGCTGCCTTTCTCTGGATCGGTTTTGGCGAAGATGAGGAACACCTGGGCCACGTTGGCGTGGGAGATGAAGGTCTTCTGTCCTTCCAGCACATAGTGATCGCCATCCCGGTAAGCCCGGGTGCGGAGGCTTCCTGCATCCGAGCCCGCCTCAGGCTCGGTAAGGCCGTAGGCCCCTAGGATTTCCCCCCGGGCCAGGTGGGGGATGTAGCGCTTCTTCTGCTCGGGGGTGCCGTAGGTGAGGAGAGGGGTGAGGACCAGGCTTTGCTGCACGGAAAGAATGGAGCGCAAGGAAGCGTATCCCCCAAGCTCCTCCAGAAGGGCGATGTAGGCCCAAAAGTCCAGGCCAGCTCCTCCCAGCTCCTCGGGCACGAACACCCCCAGAAAACCCAGCTCCCCCATTCGCTTCACCAGGGGCCAGGGAAAGACTTCCTGGGCCTCGTACTCCGCCAGAGCAGGACCTGCTTCTTCCAGAAAGCGCCTGGCCAGCTGCCGGATCTCCTTGTGTTCAGGAATCTCCATGTTCTAACCCCTTTAGGATGAGATCAAAGTAGAACCTGGCCACCTCCTCCGCCCGCAAGGGCCCGCCCGGGCGGAACCAGCGGATCATCCAGTTGAGGAGGGAGAGGATGGCCCGGGCTGTGAGGCCCACATCCAGAGGGCGGAATACCCCCAGTGCCATGCCCCGCTCCAGGATGCTTCGGAGCATGCCCTCGTACCGGTCGCGCAGGGCGATGGTAACAGCTCGCTTCTCGGGAGAGAGGCTTTGCAACCCTTGAAGCATGGCCACGAAAAAGGGCCGATTCTCTTCAAAGAAGCGGGCATGGCCTTCCATGAAGCGCAGAAGGGCTACCTTGGGGTCGGGTTCGGATAGGGCTCTTTCTCCTTGGCGACGAAGGCCCTCCAGGGCCTGAAGGCTGATCTCGTAGAGAACCTCCTCCTTGCTCCGGAAGTGGTGGTAGAGTGCCGCCTTGGAGAGGCCCAGTGCCTCGGCCAGATCTTGGACGCTGGTCGCCTCGTAGCCTCTTTCCGTGAAAAGCCGGGCGGCTTCTTCCAGGATGCGGTCGCGTGTGGCGGTTCCCATATCTCACCGACCGGTCGGTAAGTACACTCTACCCCTGGAGAAGAGGATAGTCAAGTGGCTTGGTGCCCTCTTCCACGTTTCCAAGCGCCTTGGCGTTATCTGGCCGATAGGGTGTTGCCAAACCCGCCATAAGTGTGGAAGTATGGAACACGAAGGAGGAGCTTATGAAAATCACCCTTAGCGTCCTCAAGGCCGACATCGGTTCCGTCGGAGGCCACACCTTACCCAGCCGCAGGGTGCTGGCCAAGGTGGAGGAGGTGGTACGGGAGGAGGTGGGCCGCCTGCTCTTGGACGCCCACGTATTCCATATCGGGGACGACATCGTCCTCCTCCTCTCGCATACCCACGGCATTCGAAACGCATCCGTCCACGAGCTGGCCTGGAAAGCCTTCCGGGAAGGTACCCAGGTGGCCAAGGAGGAGGGTCTTTACGGGGCCGGGCAGGATCTTTTGAAGGATGCCTTCTCCGGTAACCTCCACGGCCTGGGGCCCCAGGTGGCGGAGATGGAATTCGAGGAGCGCCCCGCCGAGCCCTTCATGGTGCTGGCCGCCGATAAGACCGAGCCCGGGGCCTTCAACCTGCCCCTATACCTGGTTTTCGCCGACCCCATGTACTCCTCTGGTCTCCTGCTTTCCTCGGAGCTGCGCCCCGGTTTCCGCTTTCGCATCATGGACCTAGCCCAGACGGAGAGGGATAGCTACATCGTTTTGGATGCTCCCGAAAGGCTTTATGACATAGCCGCCTTACTTAGGGACTCCCACCGCTTCGGGATAGAGTCCATCTGGTCCAGGCGCTACGGGGAAATTGCTGCGGTGGTGAGCACCACGCGCTTGCGGAACATCGCCGGGCGCTACGTGGGTAAGGACGATCCCGTGGCCATCATCCGCACCCAGAAGATCTTCCCCGCAACGGAGGAGTTCGGTCCACCCTTTGCCCTGGCGCCCTTCGTGGCCGGGGATACCCGGGGAAGCCACCACCTGCCCCTGATGCCGGTAAAGGCCAATACCCCTGCCTCCACGTTCTTCTGCGTACCCATGGTGTGCGGGCTGGCCTTCTCCCTCAAGGAGGGCCGGTTCTCTGAGCCTGTGGATCTCTTTGCGGATCCGGTCTGGGATGCGGTGCGGGCCAAGGTGGTGGAAAAAGCTCAGGAAATGCGCCGTCAGGGATTTTACGGCCCGGCCATGCTGCCCATGGAGGAGCTCGAATACACGGGCATTGCCGAGCGGCTGAAGGAGCTTGAACGGGAGTTCTCCTAGAGCCTCGAGGGGCCCCTGGGCTTAAGGCTTGGCGCTTCAGGTGGGGGTGTAGAACTTTTCCAAGGCCTGGGCTAAATAGAGAAGGGCGAGAGCCTCTTCCTCCACTCCCCGGGTAAGTTGCGCACAAGCCGGGCGAGGTTATGCCCGCAGGGATTCAAGCCCAGAACGAACGGAAGGCTTTTCAGGGCCCTTCCCCCGGCCTACTCGGCCATGATAGCGGCCCAAGCCTTTAAGCCGCTTCTTCTCAGGACTTATAAAGGAGCACGGCTTCTTTTCCCAGGCCCTGATGCTCCCGCCAGGTCATGGGCCAGAGGACAAGATGGGCGGCCCTGCCCGCCAGGGTTTCCGCCAGGTGGGCGTGGAGGAGGAGG is part of the Thermus caldilimi genome and harbors:
- the fbp gene encoding fructose-1,6-bisphosphate aldolase/phosphatase, with translation MKITLSVLKADIGSVGGHTLPSRRVLAKVEEVVREEVGRLLLDAHVFHIGDDIVLLLSHTHGIRNASVHELAWKAFREGTQVAKEEGLYGAGQDLLKDAFSGNLHGLGPQVAEMEFEERPAEPFMVLAADKTEPGAFNLPLYLVFADPMYSSGLLLSSELRPGFRFRIMDLAQTERDSYIVLDAPERLYDIAALLRDSHRFGIESIWSRRYGEIAAVVSTTRLRNIAGRYVGKDDPVAIIRTQKIFPATEEFGPPFALAPFVAGDTRGSHHLPLMPVKANTPASTFFCVPMVCGLAFSLKEGRFSEPVDLFADPVWDAVRAKVVEKAQEMRRQGFYGPAMLPMEELEYTGIAERLKELEREFS
- a CDS encoding TetR/AcrR family transcriptional regulator; this translates as MGTATRDRILEEAARLFTERGYEATSVQDLAEALGLSKAALYHHFRSKEEVLYEISLQALEGLRRQGERALSEPDPKVALLRFMEGHARFFEENRPFFVAMLQGLQSLSPEKRAVTIALRDRYEGMLRSILERGMALGVFRPLDVGLTARAILSLLNWMIRWFRPGGPLRAEEVARFYFDLILKGLEHGDS
- a CDS encoding long-chain fatty acid--CoA ligase — its product is MFPSTMMEEELNLWDFLERAAELFPRKEVVSRLHTGEVHRISYAEVYRRARRLMGGLRRLGVEVGDRVATLGFNHFRHLETYFAVPGMGAVLHTANPRLSPKEIAYILNHAEDKVLLFDPQLLPLVETLRPELSTVRHFVVMDEKAPEGYLAYEEVLGEEADPIRVPERAACGMAYTTGTTGLPKGVVYSHRALVLHTLAASLEDGTALSEKDSVLPVVPMFHVNAWCLPYAATLVGAKQVLPGPKLDPASLVELFDGEGVTFTAGVPTVWLALADYLESTGHRLKTLRRLVVGGSAAPRSLVERFERMGIEVRQGYGLTETSPVVVQNFVKSHLEGLPWEERIRLKAKTGLPTPLVRLRVADEEGRPVPKDGRTMGEVQLKGPWITGGYYRNEEASRNALTPDGWFRTGDIAVWDEEGYLDIKDRLKDLIKSGGEWISSVDLENTLMGHPKVKEAAVVAIPHPRWQERPLAVVVPRGEKPSEEELREHLLKAGFAKWQLPDAFVFVEEIPRTSAGKFLKRALREQYKDLFHDSSEG
- a CDS encoding acyl-CoA dehydrogenase family protein, encoding MEIPEHKEIRQLARRFLEEAGPALAEYEAQEVFPWPLVKRMGELGFLGVFVPEELGGAGLDFWAYIALLEELGGYASLRSILSVQQSLVLTPLLTYGTPEQKKRYIPHLARGEILGAYGLTEPEAGSDAGSLRTRAYRDGDHYVLEGQKTFISHANVAQVFLIFAKTDPEKGSRGITAFLVEREDGVRTTPLKGKLGLRAADTGMVFLEGVRIPKDRVLGEEGQGFKIALSTLDTGRVSLAAGAVGLMQRALDLSLRYAKERHQFGRPIASFQLVQAHLAQMKLDLEASRLLTYQAVAKKLKGERYTLEASMAKLFASEAANRVAYRAIQVHGGYGFFEEYEVARLYRDARILTLYEGTSEVQTLVIGAHLTGIKAFGEG
- a CDS encoding MaoC family dehydratase, encoding MPMYFEDFQVGQRFTTPARTVTEADVVNFAGVSGDYNPIHTDAEFAKNTPFGQRIAHGLLVLSMLTGLRQRSGHFEGTIIAWMEIRNYKFLKPVFIGDTVRGESEILEKHETSKPDRGVVVQRVRVLNQRDEVVQEGEFVTLVRRKPQE